The Haloferax sp. Atlit-12N genome window below encodes:
- a CDS encoding SDR family oxidoreductase, translating into MQVAVIGANGGIGRQLLPRLADAGHDPIGVVRDESQFEAVRDRGGEPRLGDLEGDFEAALDGADAVVFTAGSGGSTGADKTLMVDLWGARRVIDACVEAGIDRFVMVSSIGAGDPLSGPEPLRPYLVAKRCADDYLKQSSLDATILRPTRLTDADGTGTVSLTVEGLDGDTPEIPRADVAQAVVACLDIDRTVGETMHLTGGETPIEQALGGDD; encoded by the coding sequence ATGCAGGTCGCAGTTATCGGCGCGAACGGCGGTATCGGACGGCAGCTCCTCCCGCGGCTCGCGGACGCCGGTCACGACCCCATCGGCGTCGTCCGCGACGAATCGCAGTTCGAGGCGGTCCGCGACCGCGGCGGCGAGCCGCGACTGGGCGACCTCGAAGGCGACTTCGAAGCGGCGCTCGACGGGGCCGACGCCGTCGTGTTCACCGCCGGGTCCGGCGGGTCGACTGGCGCGGACAAAACGCTCATGGTCGACCTCTGGGGCGCTCGACGGGTGATTGACGCCTGTGTCGAGGCGGGCATCGACCGCTTCGTGATGGTGAGCTCCATCGGCGCTGGCGACCCGCTTTCCGGCCCCGAGCCGCTGCGCCCGTATCTAGTCGCCAAGCGCTGTGCCGACGACTACCTCAAACAGTCGTCGCTCGACGCGACGATTCTCCGCCCCACGAGACTCACCGACGCGGACGGCACCGGTACTGTCTCGCTGACCGTCGAGGGTCTCGACGGCGACACGCCCGAGATTCCGCGGGCCGACGTGGCGCAGGCGGTCGTCGCCTGCCTCGATATCGACCGAACGGTCGGCGAGACGATGCACCTCACGGGTGGGGAGACGCCTATCGAGCAGGCGCTCGGTGGCGACGACTGA
- a CDS encoding zinc-dependent alcohol dehydrogenase family protein: MKSAQLTDTHTVAITDTAKPRPDADEVLVEIHACGVCTTDLHMYHGNLDVEFPTVPGHESAGEVVDVGSDVDAYGVGDRVAINPSVPCHECRACKAGRENLCHDLTSLGGAAKHVIDGAFAEYAAVPVGNVESIGDLDYRTAAFAEPLGCVINGVDQVDLTSGETVVVVGAGFIGLLLVQALRASGAGTIVVSEPVDERRAVAKSVGADHTIDPTVTDPTTVIPNLVGDVDIAVEAVGLPQTIAQAQSLTGPGGRTLIFGVPPTDATIELSPYELFFEERELVASYSLTPDTFARAVRLLQNGRIDVDTLVTDEFGLAGLETAFDQMEDNRGLKKIIYPAR; the protein is encoded by the coding sequence ATGAAATCTGCCCAACTGACGGATACCCACACGGTAGCGATCACCGACACAGCGAAACCGCGCCCCGACGCGGACGAGGTGCTGGTCGAGATACACGCCTGTGGGGTCTGTACGACCGACCTGCACATGTACCACGGCAACCTCGACGTCGAGTTCCCGACGGTCCCCGGCCACGAGAGCGCGGGCGAAGTCGTCGATGTCGGGTCGGACGTCGACGCCTACGGGGTGGGCGACCGGGTCGCTATCAACCCGTCGGTGCCGTGCCACGAGTGTCGCGCCTGCAAGGCCGGCCGGGAGAACCTCTGTCACGACCTCACTTCGCTCGGCGGGGCAGCGAAACACGTCATCGACGGCGCGTTCGCGGAGTACGCGGCCGTCCCCGTCGGCAACGTCGAATCCATTGGCGACCTCGACTACCGGACGGCCGCGTTCGCCGAACCCCTCGGCTGCGTCATCAACGGCGTCGACCAGGTCGACCTGACGAGCGGCGAGACGGTCGTCGTGGTCGGCGCGGGCTTCATCGGCCTGCTTCTCGTCCAGGCGCTCCGGGCGAGCGGTGCGGGGACTATCGTCGTCTCCGAACCCGTCGACGAGCGTCGAGCGGTGGCGAAGTCGGTCGGTGCCGACCACACCATCGACCCGACCGTCACGGACCCGACGACGGTGATTCCGAACCTCGTCGGCGACGTCGACATCGCGGTCGAGGCCGTCGGCCTCCCCCAGACCATCGCGCAGGCGCAGTCGCTCACCGGGCCGGGTGGCCGGACGCTCATCTTCGGCGTCCCCCCGACCGACGCGACGATCGAACTCTCGCCGTACGAGCTGTTTTTCGAGGAACGCGAGCTCGTTGCGAGCTACTCGCTCACGCCGGACACGTTCGCGCGAGCGGTGCGACTGCTCCAGAACGGCCGTATCGACGTGGACACACTCGTCACCGACGAGTTCGGTCTCGCTGGCCTCGAAACCGCGTTCGACCAGATGGAGGACAACCGCGGGCTGAAGAAGATTATCTACCCGGCCCGGTGA
- a CDS encoding IclR family transcriptional regulator, whose translation MTGTTTVDATMNSFRILERLVASDEALGVTELAADVGLSKGVVHTHLNTLSELGYVTKRDRKYLASMGLLALGEEVRSHLGVFTAARQHLDNLARVTGEVSTLFVEEDGVGICAYMAHGPNDWTPEYACGTRIPLHVTAPGKAMLASLGRERVDDILDEHGLDAQTAETITDRNVLRGELRTIRENGISFCREEQSAGVIGVGTSIALTERAPAAAIGVCGPSSRLTGRYLEEDITGQVISTAKSIQVELTR comes from the coding sequence ATGACGGGGACAACGACGGTCGACGCGACGATGAACTCGTTTCGCATCCTCGAGCGACTGGTCGCGTCAGACGAGGCGCTCGGCGTCACCGAACTCGCGGCCGACGTCGGGCTCTCGAAGGGCGTCGTGCACACGCACCTCAACACGCTCTCGGAACTCGGCTACGTGACGAAGCGAGACCGGAAGTATCTCGCGTCGATGGGGCTGTTAGCCCTCGGTGAGGAGGTCCGGTCGCATCTCGGCGTGTTCACCGCCGCGAGACAGCATCTCGACAACTTGGCGCGGGTCACCGGCGAGGTTTCGACGCTGTTCGTCGAGGAAGACGGCGTCGGCATCTGCGCGTACATGGCTCACGGGCCGAACGACTGGACGCCCGAGTACGCGTGTGGAACCCGCATCCCGCTCCACGTCACGGCCCCCGGCAAGGCCATGCTCGCGTCGCTCGGCCGCGAGCGCGTCGACGATATCCTCGACGAACACGGCCTCGATGCACAGACGGCTGAGACGATTACCGACCGGAACGTGCTTCGGGGCGAACTCCGGACGATTCGCGAGAACGGGATTTCGTTTTGCAGAGAAGAACAATCTGCGGGGGTCATCGGGGTGGGAACGTCCATCGCCCTGACTGAGCGCGCGCCAGCGGCGGCCATCGGGGTCTGTGGACCGTCGAGTCGACTCACCGGCCGGTATCTCGAAGAGGACATCACCGGGCAGGTCATCAGCACCGCGAAATCGATTCAGGTCGAACTGACGCGGTGA
- a CDS encoding winged helix-turn-helix domain-containing protein translates to MERDRIEAARSFVLSSKYRKHVLKGLARANLATPTELAENTELQRSHISRAVSELRDEDIVELYAPEERTVGRYYGLTDFGEVAWEDIRSDILHLEWQVTNSTTETSSRLVEAVTQLLRDKLRFVGMYDGDAARLLYADDDALAEYTEQELTDGARELAFQRVNLDLNIPNKQCWAQVYFFDPEALLIAQDSDGTLYSVSFAPYQDVDIAGLLDTIESTVLQTGHGD, encoded by the coding sequence ATGGAACGAGACAGGATCGAAGCGGCACGCTCGTTCGTTCTTAGTTCCAAATACCGAAAACACGTGCTAAAAGGGCTGGCGAGAGCCAATCTCGCGACTCCGACCGAACTTGCCGAGAATACGGAACTCCAACGCTCACATATCTCCAGGGCGGTTTCGGAGTTACGTGACGAGGACATCGTTGAACTCTACGCACCAGAAGAGCGAACAGTTGGGCGGTACTACGGGCTGACTGACTTCGGTGAGGTGGCGTGGGAGGACATCCGTTCTGACATTTTACATTTGGAGTGGCAGGTCACCAACTCGACGACTGAAACAAGCAGCCGACTCGTCGAAGCAGTAACTCAACTACTCAGAGACAAACTCCGGTTCGTCGGTATGTACGACGGAGATGCGGCCAGGCTCTTGTACGCCGATGATGACGCGCTCGCCGAGTACACAGAACAGGAACTGACAGACGGTGCCCGAGAACTGGCGTTCCAACGCGTTAATCTTGATCTGAATATCCCAAATAAACAGTGCTGGGCACAGGTGTACTTCTTCGACCCGGAAGCACTACTCATTGCCCAAGATTCGGATGGAACCTTGTATTCCGTGAGCTTCGCACCGTACCAAGATGTCGATATCGCTGGCCTTCTGGACACGATCGAGTCGACGGTTCTGCAGACGGGACACGGCGATTGA
- a CDS encoding ATPase domain-containing protein, translating into MDSISSGIPGLDSVLHGGFARGRMYLVRGEPGAGKSLLGAHFLEAGLEAGESVVYMHGEESKTNVLLNAEQVSIDISDAHFLDLGPETEFFTEDQSYDLVEPGDVQSERFTEDIMQAIEEHDPSRILIDPITQLKYIETDQYQYRKRLLSLMRYLRDRETTVVGTLTTRSDDSGNWPEDAESLSDGLLDLTNGTTGRRFEVKKHRGLGHESGSHGLEIRAQGLEVYPRIVPQQRTTPFDPSVLSSGNDNLDALLGGGIREGSVTFISGPSGVGKTTTGTQFLHGVANQGNPALGFLFEESTDQFSYRAENLGTPVGDLVEHGLLELHEIEPLVRSPEEFAQLVLDAVERQRPDVVLIDGIAGYKMSIRGDDMQLVRRLHTLTRTLKQRGISVIITDEVGRVTGVESPTSAGASYLADNVVFLSYVQQAGGMERMIGVLKKRLGDFDNQFHRFTIEDAQGLQLHGPFETAPDITRGIFDE; encoded by the coding sequence ATGGATAGCATCAGTTCAGGTATCCCCGGGTTGGACTCAGTTCTTCATGGAGGGTTTGCCAGGGGAAGAATGTATCTGGTGAGAGGAGAGCCAGGCGCCGGAAAATCTCTACTTGGTGCACACTTCCTCGAAGCGGGCCTCGAAGCGGGCGAATCGGTAGTCTATATGCACGGTGAAGAATCGAAAACGAACGTTTTGCTGAATGCGGAGCAGGTCAGCATCGACATTTCCGATGCGCATTTTCTCGACCTCGGCCCGGAAACTGAGTTTTTCACCGAAGACCAATCGTACGATCTCGTCGAGCCGGGTGATGTGCAATCGGAACGATTCACAGAAGACATCATGCAAGCGATCGAGGAGCACGACCCGTCACGCATACTCATCGATCCGATAACGCAGCTCAAGTATATCGAGACAGACCAGTACCAGTACCGCAAGCGCCTCCTGTCGCTCATGCGGTATCTCCGTGACCGAGAGACGACAGTCGTCGGGACGCTCACGACTCGAAGTGACGACAGCGGGAACTGGCCGGAAGACGCGGAGTCGCTGAGTGACGGACTCCTCGATCTCACAAATGGAACGACTGGACGCCGATTCGAAGTGAAGAAACACCGCGGGCTCGGTCACGAGAGTGGCTCACACGGACTTGAGATACGCGCGCAGGGGCTCGAAGTGTATCCACGGATCGTCCCCCAACAGCGAACGACACCGTTCGATCCGAGCGTTCTCTCTTCGGGGAACGACAATCTCGATGCACTGCTGGGAGGCGGTATCAGAGAGGGCTCTGTGACGTTCATTAGCGGTCCAAGCGGCGTCGGGAAAACGACGACTGGAACACAGTTCCTACACGGCGTTGCCAACCAAGGCAACCCCGCCCTCGGGTTCCTCTTCGAGGAGTCGACAGACCAGTTCAGCTACCGTGCTGAAAACCTCGGGACACCTGTCGGAGACCTCGTCGAACACGGGTTGTTGGAGCTACACGAGATCGAACCGCTTGTACGCTCACCCGAAGAGTTCGCGCAACTCGTGCTCGATGCCGTTGAACGACAGCGTCCAGATGTCGTGCTAATCGATGGCATTGCAGGCTACAAGATGTCGATTCGGGGCGATGATATGCAACTCGTCCGGCGGCTTCATACGCTCACACGGACGTTGAAACAACGAGGTATCTCGGTCATCATCACAGACGAGGTTGGCAGAGTCACCGGCGTTGAGTCGCCGACGAGCGCAGGAGCCAGCTATCTGGCGGACAACGTCGTGTTTCTGTCGTATGTCCAGCAGGCAGGAGGGATGGAACGAATGATTGGCGTACTGAAAAAGCGCCTCGGCGATTTCGATAACCAGTTTCACCGGTTCACGATCGAAGATGCACAGGGGTTGCAACTGCACGGGCCCTTTGAGACGGCCCCGGACATCACCCGCGGGATCTTCGACGAGTAA
- a CDS encoding ABC transporter substrate-binding protein yields the protein MSSDGNGRDAPTRRDYVKYGGAIIGGGLLAGCSQRDSTATQTETGTQTATSTATETATPEDTSYTVTMAPAGDVEFDAVPETWMAYYSNYGDMGIALGKLDSLQALVYRDGWPLQFYDTLPGVDVSFDSVRQLSSGTFDKEVFYELDADVHLLDPHFVSLKHDGFSAADFDEIVSNVGPVVGNYIRRHGQDWHDYEYYSLYEAFEKVAEVFQERERYEGIRSVHDTFIADLQTNLPPERERPEIGLISSFSDFSEGSLDAYPIGAGNGKKQYQDLGIVDGFGPHIDGSYASWDYEQLLEADPDILVFPYGFASLSHSEFETRMEQLRDHPLGQQLTAVQNDRLYRGGTSYQGPIINLIQTEIAAKQFYPEQFGAWDDIETLHDEDAQLFDHQRVADIITGEVS from the coding sequence ATGTCAAGTGATGGCAACGGACGCGACGCTCCGACGCGGCGAGACTACGTGAAGTACGGTGGCGCAATCATCGGCGGCGGGTTACTTGCCGGCTGTTCGCAGCGCGACTCGACCGCGACGCAGACTGAGACCGGAACGCAGACCGCGACATCGACGGCAACCGAGACGGCCACGCCGGAAGACACGTCGTACACGGTGACGATGGCTCCCGCCGGTGACGTCGAGTTCGACGCCGTTCCGGAGACGTGGATGGCGTACTACAGCAACTACGGCGACATGGGAATCGCCCTCGGCAAACTCGATTCGCTGCAGGCGCTCGTCTACCGCGACGGCTGGCCGCTGCAGTTCTACGACACCCTCCCCGGCGTCGACGTGTCGTTCGACAGCGTTCGTCAGCTCTCGTCGGGGACGTTCGACAAAGAGGTGTTCTACGAACTCGACGCCGACGTGCATCTGCTCGACCCCCACTTCGTCAGCCTGAAACACGACGGCTTTTCGGCCGCGGACTTCGACGAAATCGTATCGAACGTCGGTCCGGTCGTCGGCAACTACATTCGGCGGCACGGCCAGGACTGGCACGACTACGAGTACTACTCGCTGTACGAGGCGTTCGAGAAGGTCGCCGAAGTATTCCAAGAACGAGAGCGCTACGAGGGGATACGGTCGGTCCACGACACGTTCATCGCGGACCTCCAGACGAACCTTCCCCCGGAGCGCGAACGCCCCGAAATCGGCCTCATCTCGTCGTTCTCCGACTTCTCGGAAGGGTCGCTCGACGCGTATCCCATCGGTGCCGGCAACGGGAAAAAGCAGTACCAGGACCTCGGAATCGTCGACGGATTCGGTCCCCACATCGACGGGAGCTACGCGAGTTGGGACTACGAACAGTTGCTCGAAGCCGACCCGGACATCCTGGTCTTCCCGTACGGCTTCGCCAGTCTCTCGCACAGCGAGTTCGAGACGCGGATGGAGCAGCTTCGCGACCACCCACTCGGCCAGCAGCTCACCGCGGTGCAAAACGACCGTCTCTACCGCGGCGGCACGTCGTATCAGGGGCCGATCATCAACCTCATCCAGACCGAAATTGCGGCCAAGCAGTTCTACCCCGAGCAGTTCGGCGCGTGGGATGATATCGAGACGCTTCACGACGAGGACGCACAGCTGTTCGACCACCAGCGCGTCGCTGACATCATCACCGGAGAGGTGTCGTAA
- a CDS encoding ATP-binding protein, which translates to MFETRHNETTVQLLVSGEQDQSAIRELLLSEYDIIVDDEIRPASCYLIEDRLLPEYGPRLLDRKQAEHPTFCPVVVIKRQDSSFSLGGTQQMWQREQAVVDDIVAAPIDEQVLNYRLKNLCIRRVQSRKLTTQYEKIEERYERLFESAEEAIIVVDIESNEIVECNRAACELFGYSEFELQRFDPSDVIQFEDGCGFTGLTERVFQQDAGVTKTLVCTTRWGQSVHAEASATAIENAEQQSILLLLRDISERVRRQKHIRVLNRVLRHNIRNSINVVSGYGELISESTADDDVSAFADNIVDRSQELLELSEKSRTVSNAFQAGDELQSLDVVDVLDRIRAALTDEYPHARIELSTPESAHVFGNSYLQTALYELCENAIVHSTQDVPLVDISVTEAQSAVTVRIEDRGTGISEQELAMLEGEETALRHGSGLGLWMVNSVVDDIGGELDISTDSTRGSVVTVSLPQPAD; encoded by the coding sequence ATGTTTGAGACGAGACACAACGAGACAACGGTTCAGTTGCTCGTGAGTGGTGAACAAGACCAATCAGCGATTCGAGAGCTACTGCTGTCGGAGTACGACATCATCGTCGACGACGAGATTCGACCTGCGTCGTGCTACCTGATCGAAGACCGTCTCCTCCCGGAATACGGTCCGAGGCTATTAGATCGAAAACAGGCCGAACATCCGACGTTTTGTCCGGTCGTGGTGATCAAGCGTCAGGACTCATCGTTCAGCCTCGGAGGTACACAGCAGATGTGGCAGCGAGAGCAGGCCGTCGTCGACGATATCGTCGCTGCACCAATTGACGAGCAGGTCCTCAACTATCGTCTCAAAAACCTCTGTATCCGACGGGTGCAATCTCGAAAGCTCACGACTCAGTACGAAAAAATCGAAGAGCGGTACGAACGACTGTTCGAGTCCGCAGAAGAGGCCATCATCGTCGTCGACATCGAGTCGAACGAGATTGTCGAGTGCAACAGGGCAGCCTGCGAACTCTTCGGCTACTCCGAGTTCGAACTACAGCGATTTGACCCGTCGGACGTCATCCAGTTCGAAGACGGCTGTGGGTTCACCGGCCTCACCGAACGCGTCTTCCAACAGGATGCTGGCGTCACGAAGACGCTCGTCTGTACGACACGGTGGGGACAGAGCGTCCACGCCGAAGCCTCTGCGACGGCGATCGAAAACGCCGAACAACAGTCGATTCTGCTGTTACTTCGAGACATCTCCGAACGGGTCCGGCGACAAAAACATATTCGTGTACTCAACCGGGTGTTGCGCCACAACATCCGAAACAGTATAAACGTCGTCAGCGGCTACGGCGAGCTCATCTCCGAATCGACGGCCGACGACGACGTCAGCGCGTTCGCAGACAACATCGTCGACCGCTCCCAAGAGTTACTCGAACTCAGCGAGAAGTCCAGAACCGTCAGCAACGCGTTCCAGGCGGGAGATGAGTTACAGTCACTCGACGTCGTCGACGTGCTCGACCGAATTCGAGCAGCACTCACCGACGAGTATCCGCACGCCCGAATCGAGCTGTCTACGCCTGAGAGCGCGCACGTCTTTGGGAACTCGTATTTGCAGACCGCGTTGTACGAGCTCTGTGAGAACGCAATCGTCCACTCGACACAGGATGTGCCACTCGTCGACATCTCCGTAACTGAGGCACAATCAGCCGTAACGGTTCGGATCGAAGACCGTGGAACCGGTATCTCCGAACAAGAACTCGCGATGCTCGAAGGCGAAGAGACCGCGTTACGTCACGGCAGCGGGCTCGGTCTGTGGATGGTAAACTCCGTCGTCGACGACATCGGCGGCGAACTCGATATCAGCACCGACAGCACTCGGGGAAGTGTGGTCACGGTCTCGCTCCCGCAACCTGCGGACTGA
- a CDS encoding nitrate/nitrite transporter, with product MSTTPDATGTRHEILGIVVGFFLLSTAAAAYEIAPASVLPVIQESLGLSASAAGWLVSIMYATAVVTSVPIGVVLDRFSVRRVVALATVALVVAGGWGWYAATAGTYGWLLVSRVLGGLAYVTFWNAGANVVGSAVPTEQRATAVGVFTASAPVGFALGQFGSPLIANVAGWPAILPLYAAVAVIGVVFFMLATRRRVPGVDAPAPDQAALRELFGSRAVWTVCALCFLAYSLYLFVNTWLPSFLASEFPISLAASGLLTALFPAIGAVARSTSGVVTDRVFGGRRRRVIVSSFAVATPAVVAFAFVSELGAVVGAVVVVGFAIQLVTGLIFSYIAELVAPAVRTTAVSLLTSVGLLGAFAAPIAAGAIIDYAGYAPAFFAAGGVAVVGVLLALRAPEPSRV from the coding sequence GTGAGTACGACACCGGACGCGACGGGCACGCGACACGAGATACTGGGCATCGTCGTCGGCTTCTTCCTGCTTTCGACGGCGGCGGCGGCTTACGAAATCGCCCCGGCGAGCGTGCTGCCGGTGATTCAAGAGTCCCTCGGGCTGAGCGCGAGCGCGGCGGGGTGGCTCGTCAGCATCATGTACGCGACGGCGGTCGTCACGAGCGTCCCCATCGGCGTCGTCCTCGACCGCTTTTCGGTGCGCCGCGTCGTCGCGCTCGCGACCGTCGCGCTCGTCGTCGCCGGCGGCTGGGGCTGGTACGCGGCCACCGCCGGCACGTACGGCTGGCTCCTCGTCTCGCGGGTGCTCGGCGGCCTCGCGTACGTCACGTTCTGGAACGCGGGCGCGAACGTCGTCGGGAGCGCGGTCCCCACGGAACAGCGCGCGACTGCGGTCGGCGTGTTCACCGCGAGCGCGCCGGTCGGCTTCGCCCTCGGGCAGTTCGGGAGCCCGCTCATCGCGAACGTCGCCGGGTGGCCTGCGATTCTCCCGCTGTACGCCGCGGTCGCCGTCATCGGCGTCGTCTTTTTCATGCTCGCGACCCGCCGCCGCGTCCCCGGCGTCGACGCGCCCGCGCCCGACCAGGCGGCGCTCCGCGAACTGTTCGGGAGTCGAGCGGTCTGGACCGTCTGCGCACTCTGCTTTCTCGCCTACTCGCTGTACCTGTTCGTCAACACGTGGCTCCCGAGTTTCCTCGCCAGCGAGTTCCCGATTTCGCTGGCCGCAAGCGGTCTCCTGACCGCGTTGTTCCCCGCTATCGGCGCGGTCGCGCGCTCGACCAGCGGCGTGGTCACCGACCGCGTGTTCGGCGGTCGTCGTCGCCGGGTCATCGTCTCGTCGTTCGCCGTCGCAACGCCCGCGGTCGTCGCGTTCGCGTTCGTCTCGGAACTCGGCGCGGTCGTCGGTGCGGTCGTCGTCGTCGGCTTCGCCATCCAGCTCGTCACGGGGCTCATCTTCTCGTACATCGCAGAACTCGTCGCCCCCGCGGTGCGGACCACGGCCGTCTCGCTCCTGACGAGCGTCGGACTCCTCGGCGCGTTCGCCGCCCCCATCGCCGCCGGTGCGATTATCGACTACGCGGGATACGCCCCGGCGTTCTTCGCCGCCGGCGGCGTCGCCGTCGTCGGTGTGTTGTTGGCGCTCCGAGCACCTGAGCCGAGTCGGGTGTAA
- a CDS encoding ABC transporter substrate-binding protein → MKETDENAGPTRRDYLTYGGALLGGGVLAGCAGQSGDDATTTATETAMATETETEATETATETATDDPGYTAELSPVGTVTLDEPPTNVFTHFPWFPDMASALGQGDTVNNLWWDGTVAGLEYFTAGFDDFEIEWADAAGEYGFTKERLYELDSDLHLVDPAWVSTQDNWNQADIDEVADNIGPWFGNYYSNFNSAPPEEWADGYEYYDLWDLFERVGSLYGERERYEALQSVRDDQLTTIEDGLPPESERPTAAYLSISTDLSSIYLLRLNAPGYWNAHTRPLGAVDAFGDEEFTGPFQEVDMEALLEADPDVILALWTVTETFDFDGLKQNLKDDPVGRELAAVQNDRVYPQGTRWQGPLMNLFQTEMTAKQLYPDQFGDWPTYEDGDDYPDFGADEQLFDHGRVEEVVAGENL, encoded by the coding sequence ATGAAAGAGACCGACGAGAACGCGGGGCCGACGCGGAGAGACTACCTGACGTACGGTGGCGCGCTCCTCGGTGGTGGGGTGCTTGCGGGATGCGCCGGGCAGTCGGGCGACGATGCGACGACGACGGCGACTGAGACCGCCATGGCGACCGAAACCGAGACGGAGGCCACCGAGACGGCGACCGAAACTGCGACGGACGACCCGGGCTACACGGCCGAGTTATCGCCGGTCGGGACGGTCACGCTGGACGAACCGCCGACGAATGTGTTCACCCACTTCCCGTGGTTCCCGGACATGGCGAGCGCGCTCGGGCAGGGCGACACCGTGAACAACCTCTGGTGGGACGGCACCGTCGCGGGCCTCGAATACTTCACCGCCGGCTTCGACGACTTCGAAATCGAGTGGGCCGACGCGGCGGGCGAGTACGGCTTCACGAAAGAGCGGCTGTACGAACTCGACAGCGACCTCCACCTCGTCGACCCCGCGTGGGTGTCCACGCAGGACAACTGGAACCAAGCCGACATCGACGAGGTCGCGGACAACATCGGCCCGTGGTTCGGCAACTACTACAGCAACTTCAACTCCGCGCCCCCGGAGGAGTGGGCCGACGGCTACGAGTACTACGACCTCTGGGACCTGTTCGAGCGCGTCGGGTCGCTGTACGGCGAGCGCGAGCGCTACGAGGCGCTCCAGTCCGTCCGTGACGACCAGCTCACTACCATCGAAGACGGCCTGCCGCCGGAGTCCGAGCGCCCGACCGCCGCGTACCTCTCTATCTCGACTGACCTCTCGAGCATCTACCTCCTTCGCCTGAACGCGCCCGGCTACTGGAACGCCCACACCCGGCCGCTCGGCGCGGTCGACGCCTTCGGCGACGAGGAGTTCACGGGGCCGTTCCAGGAGGTCGACATGGAGGCGCTTCTCGAGGCCGACCCCGACGTGATTCTCGCGCTGTGGACGGTCACCGAGACGTTCGACTTCGACGGGCTGAAACAGAACCTCAAGGACGACCCGGTCGGCCGCGAACTGGCCGCCGTCCAGAACGACCGCGTCTACCCGCAGGGGACCCGGTGGCAGGGGCCGCTGATGAACCTGTTCCAGACCGAGATGACGGCCAAACAGCTGTACCCCGACCAGTTCGGCGACTGGCCGACCTACGAGGACGGCGACGACTACCCCGACTTCGGGGCCGACGAACAGTTGTTCGACCACGGGCGAGTCGAGGAAGTCGTCGCGGGCGAAAACCTGTAG
- a CDS encoding NADP-dependent oxidoreductase, whose product MRDTNREWIFAERPEGEPDMDSFEIREGDLPEPRHGELLVRVRYLSVDPYMRGRMRDAESYAEPWSVGEPLQGGVVGEVVESESEAYDTGDLVTGNGTWADYTVLDADNVAPVDPSVADLPAYLGVLGMPGRTAYFGLLEVGDPSPGETVVVSGAAGAVGSVVGQIAKFNGCRVVGFAGSDEKVSWLTDDLGFDAAINYKAVDDYRAALDEAAPDGVDVYFDNVGGPITDAVFTKLNLDARVAVCGQIAHYNDEGVPTGPRKLPQLIAPRAKVQGLLVSDYATRFGQASEQLGSWVASGDLEHRETVVDGLENAPDAFLGLFSGDNIGKQVVGVSEP is encoded by the coding sequence ATGCGCGATACGAACCGCGAGTGGATTTTTGCCGAGCGCCCCGAGGGCGAACCGGACATGGACAGTTTCGAAATCCGCGAGGGCGACCTCCCGGAGCCGCGACACGGGGAGCTCCTCGTGCGCGTGCGATACCTCTCTGTCGACCCGTACATGCGCGGGCGGATGCGGGACGCGGAGTCGTACGCCGAACCGTGGTCGGTCGGCGAGCCGCTGCAGGGCGGCGTCGTCGGCGAAGTCGTCGAAAGCGAGAGCGAGGCGTACGATACCGGCGACCTCGTGACCGGCAACGGGACGTGGGCCGACTACACCGTCCTCGACGCCGACAACGTCGCGCCCGTCGACCCATCCGTCGCGGACCTCCCCGCCTATCTCGGCGTGCTCGGGATGCCCGGCCGGACGGCGTACTTCGGCCTGCTTGAGGTGGGTGACCCCTCGCCCGGCGAGACGGTCGTCGTGTCCGGCGCGGCCGGTGCAGTTGGCTCCGTCGTCGGCCAGATTGCGAAGTTCAACGGTTGTCGCGTTGTCGGCTTCGCCGGCTCCGACGAGAAGGTGTCGTGGCTCACCGACGACCTCGGCTTCGACGCCGCAATCAACTACAAGGCGGTCGACGACTACCGTGCGGCGCTCGACGAGGCCGCGCCCGACGGGGTAGACGTGTACTTCGACAACGTCGGCGGCCCCATCACCGACGCGGTGTTCACGAAGTTGAACCTCGACGCCCGCGTCGCTGTCTGCGGGCAGATTGCTCACTACAACGACGAGGGCGTGCCGACCGGGCCGCGAAAGCTCCCGCAACTCATCGCGCCGCGGGCGAAGGTTCAGGGACTGCTCGTCAGCGACTACGCCACCCGATTCGGCCAGGCCAGCGAGCAACTCGGCTCGTGGGTTGCCTCGGGCGACCTCGAACACCGCGAGACGGTCGTCGACGGCCTGGAGAACGCGCCCGATGCGTTCCTCGGCCTGTTCTCCGGCGACAACATCGGCAAGCAGGTCGTCGGCGTGTCCGAACCGTAA